Genomic window (Nitrospirales bacterium LBB_01):
GGTGTAGTTTATGCAGCTTCAGATAACAGGAGAAAGCACTATCAATGTAAACGATGAGGAGACTATATATGATGCGTTAAAGAGAAACGGTATATATCTTGTGGCACCGTGTGGGGGTAAAAGCACCTGCGGTAAGTGCAAAGTTAAGATACTGGATGGTAAAGCGGACTGTAAATCATACGGAAGATTACAGCAGAGGGAAAGACTTGAGGGAGTGGTGCTCTCCTGTCAGAGCACACTGAAAACCCCTCTCTCAATAGAAATTCCAAAGCAGTCACGGCTTGTGTTGGGTGGTAAAATAGCCGTATCAATTTTTAAAGACACAACGGCGTATTTAAAATCATACAACGTGGAGATTGACCCAATTGTAAAGCGCTCATTTTTACAGCTCCCGCCGCCAACCATATCTGATAACTTAAGCGACCTTGAGAGACTCAAACGAGCGTTAAGCGATAATGGTTTAGGACAGATGAGGTTTTCATACGAACTCGTAACCGGTATCTCTGACACTCTAAGGGAGGCAAACTGGTCTATTACACTCTCATACACCCAGCATGGTGATTTCAGCGAGGCACTGTCTTTGTTTTTAGCCGATGAGTGCTCAAGGCGCTATGGGCTTGCCATAGACATCGGAACCACAACGGTTGTGGTCTATCTGGTTGACCTTATAAGCGGAGAAATTATAGATATTGGTTCCACGTATAATTCACAAACCCGCTATGGCGATGACGTTATAACCAGAATCGTGTTTGCTACCGAGGGAGGCGGTCTGAATGACTTAAGACAGGCCGTAACGGAGGACATCAACACACTTGTAGAGTCCCTTACGGACAAACACCATATAAACAGTTGTGAGATAGATGCTGCCGTAATTTCCGGTAACACCACGATGTCTCAGATATTTTGGGGACTCAATCCGGGTTCAATTCGTGAGGAGCCTTATATTCCCACTGTTAATTACTTTCCCCTGTGGAGAGGCGCCGTGTCAGGATTAAAGATAAACCCTCAGTCGCCTGTTTATACGTCGCCATGTGTGGCAAGCTACGTAGGAGGCGATATAACCACCGGAATTCTTGCATCCAAAATGCACAGAAACTCTGAGATTTCCCTGTTTATGGACATAGGTACAAACGCTGAGGTCGCAATTGGTAACAACGAATGGATTATGACAGCCGCCTGTTCGGCAGGCCCGTGTTTTGAAGGCGGAGGTATTAAACACGGCATGAGGGCAACTGCCGGAGCAATTGAATCTATAAAGATTGATCCAGCCACACTGGAGCCGATTATTGAAGTAATCGGAGGCGTACCGCCTATGGGAATATGCGGCTCTGGGATGATTGACGCAATTACCGAGATGTTCAAAACCGGCATAATCAATCAAAAGGGATTGTTTAATCCAAAGAAATCAGAGCGTATCAGAGAAGGCGAGGAGGGTCTTGAGTACCTTATACACTCAGACGCTGCCGCTTCTCGTGACATAGTGCTTACCAAAGTGGATATTGAAAATCTGATACGGGCAAAGGCCGCTATTTTTGCCGGAGTATCGTTGCTTGTCAATGAGGTCGGCTTAACCCTTGACGTAATTGACAGGGTGTATGTGGCAGGAGGGTTTGGAAATTCTCTAAATGTAGCTAAAACCGTCATGTTGGGAATGATACCGGATTTGCCGGAGGAAAAATACACATTTTTAGGAAACACCTCTATCATAGGCGCATATCTTGCGCTGATGAGTGACACGCTCCGAGTGGAGCTTGAGGAAATATGTTCTAAGATGACCTATGTGGAGCTTTCAGTAGTTGGCGGCTATATGGATGAGTACATGTCTGCTATGTTTATTCCTCACACGGATATGTCTAAGTTTCCAACAGTGGCTGCCGCTATGCTGGGGGGTTAATGCCTAAAGCAGATGGATATTCTCATGTGAGAAACTCTAAATGAGAGAATAAACTTCGTTTTGTCATTCCTGCGGAGGCAGGAATCCATGTCCCTTAATAGGACTCTTAAAGTACTGGATTCCCGCTCGGAGGCGGGAATGACAGATAGAAACTATTTAACACAAACACTTAAGAGATTTCTTTAGGAGGTGTTAAAACGAATTATGTCTGTAATAGAGCTGCTTAACGAGACAGTAATAGATAAAATTGCCGCAGGCGAGGTCATAGAAAGGCCGTCATCTGTAGTAAAGGAACTTCTGGAAAATGCGATAGATGCCGGTGGAGAGGAAATCAGGGTGGATATACTAAACGGCGGTAAGCGTCTGATTCGGGTTTCAGACGATGGCATAGGGATGGATAGGGACGATGCTCTGACCTCTCTTAAACGCCACGCTACAAGTAAGATTCGCTCTGAGGGGGATTTATTAAATCTAAAAACTCTTGGGTTTAGAGGTGAGGCGCTCTCCTCAATTGCCTCAGTTTCCAGAATGATTATAACGACAGCCCTCCGTGGAGCTGAGGTCGGCACTTATGTTGAGATTTACGGAGGTGAGGTTAAATCCGTAAAAGAAAAAGCCTCCGTTGGCACAACTATTGAGGTCAGGGAGCTTTTTTACAACACACCGGCAAGAAAGAAGTTTCTTAAGAGCACACAGTCTGAGCTATATCACATAATGGATGTGGTGACACAGGCTGCGTTATCATACCCGGAGCGCAAGTTCATTCTCTATGTGGATGAGAAAAAGGTGCTTGAAGTCTCAACCTCCTCAGGCATCAGAGAGCGCATCATGCAGCTCTACGGCATGGAGTTTCTGGACGGGCTAATCGAGTTTAAACAAAATTCGTATGATGCCGATGTGTCAGGGTTTGTATCAAAAGAGGGAAACTATGCGCGCTCCCGCTCTCATCAGTACATTTTTGTAAATGGCCGCCCAATAAGAGATAATTACATTCGCCATGCTGTGTATCAGCCTTATAAGAGCATACTGCCTGAGGGGATGCACCCGCACTGTTTCCTCTACATGGGGGTTAAACCTGAGCGGGTGGATTATAACGTGCATCCGCAGAAATTTGAGGTACGGTTTTCTGAGCGTGAGACAATATATAAAGCAGTTCTCAGCGCAGTCTATAAAGCCGTAATTGGCAAAGACATGGAGACGGACACAAATCCCTCGTCAAGCAAAGGATATGAGGATTATAAAAGGCAGAGAGAATCAGCCGCAGCATCCGGCACACAGGGTTATTACAGTGGGTATAATGAGAAATTTGGAGGTGGTGATAAACCTAAAACCTCTGCTTCTGATGATAGTGCCTATAGCGATGATGCAAGGCAGCCTAATACGCTGCAGGCTGTGGAAAGCACGGGACTGCCGATAGCGTTTGAAGCAGGGCGCAGATTCCTATATCTTGGGGATGTCTTTGTTGCGTACGTGGATGGAGGAGGACTGTGTGTCGCTGACCATCATGCTTGTCATGAGAGGGTGCTTTATGAAAAGTTGAGGGACGGAGTTGGACTAATACGGCAAGGGATTTTGTTTCCCGTACAGGTGCAAGTAGCGGCACGGGAGTATGTGTTATTAAGCAACAGTTTACCGGCCTTAAGAGAGATGGCAATAGACATAGAGGCGTTTGGCTCAGATACGTTTATAATCAGAGCACTGCCTGATGGGCTTAAAGGAGCAGATATAGCTGCAATACTAACTGATATAGCTTCAAACCTTGTGGATTTTTCATCGGCTGGCTCACCTGTTGCTGAGATTAAAGAAAAAATAGCAAAACGAATAGCCTGTCACAGCTCAGTGCGTGGAAAAGTGGTGTTAAATGACTCAGAGATGTTTAACATGTTAAAAGACCTTGATAACTGCGGTGATCCAAACCATTGCCCGCACGGGCGCCCCACCAGAGTTTATCTGACGCTTGATAAGCTAAAAAAACTATTCAAACGGACATAATTACTCAAATATTTCACTGATGTCAACCTGAAGTCCCGCTATGACCTTCGATGTGACAACGCCTCCAATTGCAGCAAAGGAATGCAGCTTATACTTATCGTTTTCTATGGTTAGAATCTCAATGGTTTGCGGCTCCGGCATAACTATCCAATATTCCGGCACCTTGTATTTCTCATATATTGCCTTTTTAACTTCGGTATCCATTTCATAGCTGTATGGCGATATTATCTCACAAACCATGTCTGGCACGCCTCTTATCCAATCCTGGGCAATACTAAGGTTTTCTTTTCTGATAAAAAGTATGTCCGGCTGCAGCCTGTTTACAGCCTCATCAAAGATTACATCAAGCGGAGATAGATGAACCTCTCCTAAGTTATTTATTTTAGCGTATAGACCTATAATAAGATGTAATTTACTGACAATTTTTTGGTGTTGAAAAAACGGACTGGGCCCCATGATTTCCTCTCCATTAATGATTTCCGTTAAGTCTAAATCTGTTTCAATAGTCTGCATAATCATCCCCGTAGCAGTTTATACTCAATGCTGTCCAAAAGCGCCTGCCATGAGGCCTCTATTACGTTTTCACTAACGCCGACTGTGCTCCATTTTGTGGTCTCATCGCCGGATTCAATCAACACCCGTACGTTGGTAGCTGTCCCCAATCCAGACTGAAGCACTCTTACTTTGTAATCAAGCAGCTTTACTGACCGTAACTCAGGATAGTGCTTATCCAACGCTTTTCTTAACGCTTTGTCAAGAGCGTTAACAGGGCCGTTTCCCTCAGAGACGGTGTGCACTATAGTACTGCCTTCATTGTCTTTAGCAGGCAGCCGGAGTTTGACAGTTGCCTCACACAGACAGTCCTT
Coding sequences:
- a CDS encoding DUF4445 domain-containing protein, which produces MQLQITGESTINVNDEETIYDALKRNGIYLVAPCGGKSTCGKCKVKILDGKADCKSYGRLQQRERLEGVVLSCQSTLKTPLSIEIPKQSRLVLGGKIAVSIFKDTTAYLKSYNVEIDPIVKRSFLQLPPPTISDNLSDLERLKRALSDNGLGQMRFSYELVTGISDTLREANWSITLSYTQHGDFSEALSLFLADECSRRYGLAIDIGTTTVVVYLVDLISGEIIDIGSTYNSQTRYGDDVITRIVFATEGGGLNDLRQAVTEDINTLVESLTDKHHINSCEIDAAVISGNTTMSQIFWGLNPGSIREEPYIPTVNYFPLWRGAVSGLKINPQSPVYTSPCVASYVGGDITTGILASKMHRNSEISLFMDIGTNAEVAIGNNEWIMTAACSAGPCFEGGGIKHGMRATAGAIESIKIDPATLEPIIEVIGGVPPMGICGSGMIDAITEMFKTGIINQKGLFNPKKSERIREGEEGLEYLIHSDAAASRDIVLTKVDIENLIRAKAAIFAGVSLLVNEVGLTLDVIDRVYVAGGFGNSLNVAKTVMLGMIPDLPEEKYTFLGNTSIIGAYLALMSDTLRVELEEICSKMTYVELSVVGGYMDEYMSAMFIPHTDMSKFPTVAAAMLGG
- the mutL gene encoding DNA mismatch repair endonuclease MutL is translated as MSVIELLNETVIDKIAAGEVIERPSSVVKELLENAIDAGGEEIRVDILNGGKRLIRVSDDGIGMDRDDALTSLKRHATSKIRSEGDLLNLKTLGFRGEALSSIASVSRMIITTALRGAEVGTYVEIYGGEVKSVKEKASVGTTIEVRELFYNTPARKKFLKSTQSELYHIMDVVTQAALSYPERKFILYVDEKKVLEVSTSSGIRERIMQLYGMEFLDGLIEFKQNSYDADVSGFVSKEGNYARSRSHQYIFVNGRPIRDNYIRHAVYQPYKSILPEGMHPHCFLYMGVKPERVDYNVHPQKFEVRFSERETIYKAVLSAVYKAVIGKDMETDTNPSSSKGYEDYKRQRESAAASGTQGYYSGYNEKFGGGDKPKTSASDDSAYSDDARQPNTLQAVESTGLPIAFEAGRRFLYLGDVFVAYVDGGGLCVADHHACHERVLYEKLRDGVGLIRQGILFPVQVQVAAREYVLLSNSLPALREMAIDIEAFGSDTFIIRALPDGLKGADIAAILTDIASNLVDFSSAGSPVAEIKEKIAKRIACHSSVRGKVVLNDSEMFNMLKDLDNCGDPNHCPHGRPTRVYLTLDKLKKLFKRT
- a CDS encoding Uma2 family endonuclease, which codes for MIMQTIETDLDLTEIINGEEIMGPSPFFQHQKIVSKLHLIIGLYAKINNLGEVHLSPLDVIFDEAVNRLQPDILFIRKENLSIAQDWIRGVPDMVCEIISPYSYEMDTEVKKAIYEKYKVPEYWIVMPEPQTIEILTIENDKYKLHSFAAIGGVVTSKVIAGLQVDISEIFE